In Dromaius novaehollandiae isolate bDroNov1 chromosome 3, bDroNov1.hap1, whole genome shotgun sequence, the following are encoded in one genomic region:
- the MPC1 gene encoding mitochondrial pyruvate carrier 1 isoform X1: MVNNNGLLKKNSTHFWGPVANWGLPIAAINDMNKSPEIISGRMTFALCCYSLTFMRFAYKVQPRNWLLFACHFTNEVAQLIQGGRLIKYRMEKKN, translated from the exons ATGGTGAACAACAATGGCCTACTCAAAAAAAACAGTACG caCTTCTGGGGGCCAGTAGCAAACTGGGGACTTCCTATTGCTGCTATTAATGACATGAATAAATCTCCAGAAATCATTAGTGGCCGAATGACATTCG CACTGTGTTGTTACTCCTTGACTTTCATGAGATTTGCCTACAAAGTACAGCCAAGAAACTGGCTTCTCTTTGCATGCCACTTTACCAATGAAGTTGCACAACTTATTCAAGGAGGACGACTGATCAAATACAG GATGGAGAAAAAGAACTAA
- the MPC1 gene encoding mitochondrial pyruvate carrier 1 isoform X2, giving the protein MAEGKKHFWGPVANWGLPIAAINDMNKSPEIISGRMTFALCCYSLTFMRFAYKVQPRNWLLFACHFTNEVAQLIQGGRLIKYRMEKKN; this is encoded by the exons ATGGCTGAAGGAAAAAAG caCTTCTGGGGGCCAGTAGCAAACTGGGGACTTCCTATTGCTGCTATTAATGACATGAATAAATCTCCAGAAATCATTAGTGGCCGAATGACATTCG CACTGTGTTGTTACTCCTTGACTTTCATGAGATTTGCCTACAAAGTACAGCCAAGAAACTGGCTTCTCTTTGCATGCCACTTTACCAATGAAGTTGCACAACTTATTCAAGGAGGACGACTGATCAAATACAG GATGGAGAAAAAGAACTAA